GCCTTTGAGAAGAGTAGGCGAGCATCAGGAACTTGCCAATTTGGCGGCGTATCTTGTTTCCGATTACTCAGCGTATATGAATGGGGAAGTAGTGACGATTGATGGTGGAGAATGGCTTCAGGGAGCCGGAGAGTTCAATATGCTGGAAGATATTCCGCAGGAAATGTGGGATATGCTCGAAGCGATGATTAAGTCCAAAAAGTCTAATTAACAGACAATCAATATAAAAGCTCAAAAACGGCAGTTTTTGGGCTTTTTTTATACCACAAATCTTAATGTTTAGACAAACAAAAAACGCCCTGAAAATCAGAGCGTTATACCTAAATTTGTAGACCCACAGGGATTCGAACCCCAACTGATGGTACCAAAAACCAGAGTGCTACCGTTACACCATGGGTCTGTCTTTATTTTGGTGGTGCAAATCTAGAAAATATTTTATTACGGCGCAATACTTTTTCAAAAATTATTTTCAAAAATTAAAATTTCAATCTTCTTCTATAATATTTTTATTCCGTATTTTTGAGCAAATAATTTTACAGATGAGCAGTATTGAAGATAAAAAGAAAGCACTTTCGTTGGTGCTTGACAAACTAGATAAAACCTACGGTAAAGGAACCGTAATGACTTTAGGAGATGCATCCGTAGACGATTCAATCGAAGTGATTCCTTCTGGTTCACTAGGTTTAGATTTGGCTTTAGGCGTAGGAGGATATCCGCGCGGCAGAGTTATTGAAATTTATGGACCGGAATCTTCAGGAAAAACAACATTAACCCTGCATGCTATTGCAGAAGCACAGAAAGCTGGCGGAATCGCTGCATTTATTGATGCTGAGCACGCATTCGACAGGCACTATGCTTCCAAATTGGGAATTAACCTTGATGATTTGATTATCTCGCAGCCAGACAACGGCGAGCAGGCTTTGGAAATTGCCGATAACCTGATCCGTTCCGGGGCGATCGATATCGTGGTAATTGATTCCGTTGCAGCTTTAACTCCAAAAGCAGAGATTGAAGGTGAAATGGGTGACTCGAAAATGGGACTTCATGCAAGACTGATGTCACAGGCTTTGAGAAAACTTACGGCAACCATTTCCAAAACAAAATGTACCGTAATTTTCATCAACCAGTTAAGAGAAAAAATCGGCGTAATGTTCGGAAATCCTGAAACAACAACCGGAGGTAATGCACTGAAGTTCTACGCATCTGTGAGAATTGATATCAGAAAAGCCAGCGCACCGATTAAAACCGGTGACGAAGCTGTAGGAAGCCGTGTGAAGGTGAAAATCGTAAAAAACAAAGTTGCTCCACCATTCAAAATGGCGGAATTTGATATTATGTACGGTGAAGGCGTCTCAAAAGTGGGAGAGATCCTGGATATGGCAGTAGAAACCGGCGTGGTGAAGAAAAGCGGCTCATGGTTCAGTTATGAAGAGACCAAACTTGGTCAAGGACGTGATGCGGTGCGTGATATGTTAAAAGACAATCCTGAACTTGCTGAAGAACTTGAAGCAAAGATTAAAGAAAGTTTGCTCAATAAATAGTTAACGATCAAACAGAATATTTAAAAGACAGCTATTAAGGCTGTCTTTTTTTTTAAAAAAAATCAGGAAATGACAATTTGGCATTTTCCCGACCATGGTACTTTTTTTGAAAAATTCAGTTCAAATTAAATCTAAATATTATGACTAAAGGAAATATTAATGTTTCAGTGGAAAATATTTTCCCGCTGATTAAAAAGTTTCTCTACAGCGACCACGAAATCTTCCTTCGCGAACTGATTTCTAATGCAACTGATGCGACCTTAAAGCTAAAACATCTC
The window above is part of the Kaistella faecalis genome. Proteins encoded here:
- the recA gene encoding recombinase RecA, with the protein product MSSIEDKKKALSLVLDKLDKTYGKGTVMTLGDASVDDSIEVIPSGSLGLDLALGVGGYPRGRVIEIYGPESSGKTTLTLHAIAEAQKAGGIAAFIDAEHAFDRHYASKLGINLDDLIISQPDNGEQALEIADNLIRSGAIDIVVIDSVAALTPKAEIEGEMGDSKMGLHARLMSQALRKLTATISKTKCTVIFINQLREKIGVMFGNPETTTGGNALKFYASVRIDIRKASAPIKTGDEAVGSRVKVKIVKNKVAPPFKMAEFDIMYGEGVSKVGEILDMAVETGVVKKSGSWFSYEETKLGQGRDAVRDMLKDNPELAEELEAKIKESLLNK